One genomic window of Azospirillum thermophilum includes the following:
- a CDS encoding branched-chain amino acid ABC transporter permease translates to MTARGMILLALFAVLLLGAPLVADRYVLSVLTTVLWFAYVGQAWNVMMGFSGLLSLGHALYVGLGAYVSAALFVHFGIGPWAGLWLSMLAAVAAGCFLGFLGFRFGVKGVHFALLTIAFAEVARIGFDHIQWLGGSGGFFLPVTAGESDPLNLRGSPLLFYYVILGLVAGALVLSRILLHSRLGYQWLAVREEPEAAEASGVDLFRARITAVAVSSALTALGGVFQAFYFNNLFPEQVFSMGRSIEIILPAIVGGIGTLIGPILGAFILTPLGEG, encoded by the coding sequence TTGACGGCACGCGGCATGATCCTCCTCGCCCTGTTCGCGGTCCTGCTGCTGGGCGCCCCGCTGGTCGCCGACCGCTATGTGCTGTCGGTGCTGACCACGGTGCTGTGGTTCGCCTATGTCGGGCAGGCGTGGAACGTGATGATGGGCTTTTCCGGCCTGCTGTCGCTGGGCCACGCGCTCTATGTCGGGCTCGGCGCCTATGTCAGCGCCGCGCTGTTCGTCCATTTCGGCATCGGACCGTGGGCCGGCCTGTGGCTGTCCATGCTGGCGGCGGTGGCGGCCGGCTGCTTCCTCGGCTTCCTCGGCTTCCGCTTCGGGGTGAAGGGCGTGCATTTCGCCCTGCTGACCATCGCCTTCGCCGAGGTGGCGCGCATCGGCTTCGACCATATCCAGTGGCTGGGCGGCTCCGGCGGCTTCTTCCTGCCGGTGACGGCGGGGGAGAGCGATCCGCTGAACCTGCGCGGCTCGCCGCTGCTGTTCTACTACGTCATCCTCGGGCTGGTGGCCGGCGCGCTGGTCCTGTCGCGGATCCTGCTGCACAGCCGCCTGGGCTACCAGTGGCTGGCGGTGCGCGAGGAGCCGGAGGCGGCGGAGGCGTCGGGTGTCGACCTGTTCCGCGCCCGCATCACGGCGGTGGCGGTCTCCTCGGCGCTGACGGCGCTGGGCGGGGTGTTCCAGGCCTTCTACTTCAACAACCTGTTCCCGGAGCAGGTCTTCTCCATGGGCCGCTCCATCGAGATCATCCTGCCGGCCATCGTCGGCGGCATCGGCACGCTGATCGGCCCGATCCTCGGCGCCTTCATCCTGACCCCGCTGGGCGAGGGCTGA
- the rodA gene encoding rod shape-determining protein RodA has product MAVLSNGGSVGLAPRGPELTLGTKFRLINWGLVLLICTITGIGVALLFSAAGGHWKPWAQPQLVRAIPGLVLMLGIALIDVRHLMRSAYIIYVIVLCLLIAVEMMGRIGMGAQRWIDLGFFQLQPSELMKPALTLALARYFHGITLDQIGRPLLLIPPLLLVFVPVAFVLMQPNLGTSLLLIMGSGAVFFAAGVRIWKFLLVIGGGLGAIPIAWEFLHDYQKQRVYTFLDPETDPLGAGYNILQSKIALGSGGLFGKGFMSGSQSQLMFLPEKHTDFIFVVLAEEFGMAGALILLGLYLMLFIYGIVIALSCRSQFARLVAVGMTTQFFLYVFVNVAMVMGMIPVVGIPLPLVSYGGSAMMTLMVGVGLLLSMSVHREIRIPKSGVTDV; this is encoded by the coding sequence GTGGCGGTCCTTTCCAACGGCGGATCGGTCGGGCTGGCCCCGCGCGGTCCCGAACTGACGCTCGGCACCAAGTTCCGGCTGATCAACTGGGGGCTGGTCCTGCTGATCTGCACGATCACCGGGATCGGCGTCGCCCTGCTGTTCTCGGCGGCCGGCGGCCACTGGAAGCCCTGGGCGCAGCCGCAGCTCGTCCGCGCCATTCCCGGGCTGGTGCTGATGCTGGGCATCGCGCTGATCGACGTCCGGCACCTGATGCGGTCGGCCTACATCATCTACGTGATCGTGCTGTGCCTGCTGATCGCGGTGGAGATGATGGGCCGCATCGGCATGGGCGCCCAGCGCTGGATCGACCTCGGGTTCTTCCAGCTCCAGCCGTCGGAGCTGATGAAGCCGGCGCTGACGCTGGCGCTCGCCCGCTATTTCCACGGCATCACGCTGGACCAGATCGGCCGGCCGCTGCTGCTGATCCCGCCGCTGCTGCTGGTCTTCGTGCCGGTCGCCTTCGTGCTGATGCAGCCGAACCTCGGTACCTCTCTGCTGCTGATCATGGGCAGCGGCGCGGTCTTCTTCGCCGCGGGGGTGCGCATCTGGAAGTTCCTGCTGGTGATCGGCGGCGGCCTCGGCGCCATCCCCATCGCCTGGGAGTTCCTCCACGACTACCAGAAGCAGCGCGTCTATACCTTCCTCGACCCGGAGACCGATCCGCTCGGCGCCGGCTACAACATCCTGCAGTCGAAGATCGCGCTCGGCTCCGGCGGGCTGTTCGGCAAGGGCTTCATGTCAGGGTCGCAGAGCCAGCTCATGTTCCTGCCGGAGAAGCACACCGACTTCATCTTCGTCGTGCTGGCGGAGGAGTTCGGCATGGCCGGAGCGCTGATCCTGCTCGGCCTCTACCTCATGCTGTTCATCTACGGCATCGTGATCGCGCTGAGCTGCCGCAGCCAGTTCGCCCGACTGGTGGCGGTCGGCATGACGACGCAGTTCTTCCTCTACGTCTTCGTCAACGTCGCCATGGTCATGGGCATGATCCCGGTGGTCGGCATCCCGCTGCCGCTGGTGTCCTACGGCGGATCGGCGATGATGACGCTGATGGTGGGCGTCGGGCTGCTGCTCAGCATGTCCGTCCACCGCGAGATCCGCATCCCGAAGAGCGGCGTGACCGACGTCTAG
- a CDS encoding dihydroneopterin aldolase: MNKLFATVTAPVPRAASAALSSRCFVRDLVMDALIGVYAHERLKPQRIRLNLDLDVIAPGVTGEDMAAAVKAVVGQGHVTLIETLAERIAERCLADARVRSARVRVEKLDVFPDAASVGVEIERARI, from the coding sequence ATGAACAAGCTCTTCGCGACCGTTACCGCTCCGGTGCCGCGTGCGGCATCGGCGGCGCTGTCTTCCCGTTGTTTCGTGCGTGATCTGGTGATGGACGCGCTGATCGGCGTCTATGCCCACGAGCGGCTGAAGCCGCAGCGCATCCGGCTGAACCTCGACCTCGACGTGATCGCGCCGGGCGTGACGGGGGAGGATATGGCCGCCGCGGTCAAGGCGGTGGTCGGCCAGGGCCACGTCACCCTGATCGAGACGCTGGCCGAGCGCATCGCCGAACGCTGCCTGGCCGATGCCCGCGTGCGCAGCGCCCGCGTGCGGGTGGAGAAGCTGGACGTCTTCCCCGACGCCGCCAGCGTCGGCGTCGAGATCGAACGCGCCCGGATCTGA
- a CDS encoding site-specific DNA-methyltransferase → MLPLDRILVGDCIALMNALPPESVDLVFADPPYNLQLGGELLRPNHTRVDGVDDEWDKFEDFEAYDRFTRDWLAAARRILKPEGSLWVIGSYHNIFRVGASLQNLGFWILNDIVWRKTNPMPNFRGTRFANAHETLIWAARDKDARYRFNYEAMKNLNDDLQMRSDWLLPICNGSERLRDDDGRKVHPTQKPESLLYRVILSSSRAGDVVLDPFFGTGTTGAVAKRLGRRFIGLERDESYAEAARIRIDAVEAAPEGAVLDTPPKRSAPRIPFGWVVERGLLRPGTTLFDQRRRVAARVRADGTLIGSGPRGDHRGSIHQVGAAMAGLPACNGWTFWHYEDGDSLLPIDVLRERIRAETPAA, encoded by the coding sequence ATGCTCCCCCTCGATCGCATTCTGGTCGGTGATTGCATCGCCCTGATGAACGCCCTGCCGCCCGAGTCGGTGGACCTCGTCTTCGCGGATCCGCCCTACAACCTTCAGTTGGGTGGAGAGCTGCTGCGGCCGAACCACACCCGCGTCGACGGGGTGGACGACGAGTGGGACAAGTTCGAGGATTTCGAGGCCTACGACCGCTTCACCCGCGACTGGCTGGCCGCCGCCCGGCGCATCCTGAAGCCGGAGGGCTCGCTGTGGGTGATCGGCAGCTACCACAACATCTTCCGCGTCGGCGCCTCGCTGCAGAATCTGGGATTCTGGATTCTCAACGACATCGTCTGGCGCAAGACCAACCCGATGCCGAACTTCCGCGGCACGCGCTTCGCCAACGCGCATGAGACGCTGATCTGGGCGGCGCGCGACAAGGACGCCCGCTATCGCTTCAATTACGAGGCGATGAAGAACCTGAACGACGACCTGCAGATGCGCAGCGACTGGCTGCTGCCGATCTGCAACGGCTCGGAACGGTTGCGCGACGACGACGGCCGCAAGGTCCACCCGACGCAGAAGCCGGAATCGCTGCTCTACCGCGTCATCCTGTCCTCCTCGCGGGCCGGCGACGTGGTGCTGGATCCCTTCTTCGGCACCGGCACCACCGGCGCCGTCGCCAAGCGGCTCGGCCGCCGCTTCATCGGGCTGGAGCGCGACGAGAGCTATGCGGAGGCCGCCCGGATCCGCATCGACGCGGTCGAAGCGGCCCCGGAAGGGGCGGTGCTCGACACGCCGCCCAAGCGCAGCGCGCCGCGCATCCCCTTCGGCTGGGTGGTGGAGCGCGGGCTGCTGCGCCCCGGCACCACGCTGTTCGACCAGCGCCGCCGCGTCGCCGCCCGCGTGCGCGCCGACGGCACGCTGATCGGCTCCGGCCCGCGCGGCGACCATCGCGGCTCGATCCACCAGGTCGGCGCCGCCATGGCCGGACTGCCGGCCTGCAACGGCTGGACCTTCTGGCATTACGAGGACGGCGACAGCCTGCTGCCGATCGACGTGCTGCGCGAGCGCATCCGCGCCGAGACGCCGGCCGCCTGA
- a CDS encoding ribonuclease HII, translating into MEAGLGRGRLVCGIDEVGRGPLAGPVVAAAVILPAGGLPPEIAAGIDDSKALSRRIREEVEPAIRAHALAFAIAEASVEEIDRLNIHKATLLAMRRAFEALPGPAPEVALVDGKFAPDLPCEAHPLIKGDGRSLSIAAASILAKVARDREMLRLSTLHPHYGWERNAGYPTAEHLAALQRFGVTPHHRVSFAPVAAQKAISG; encoded by the coding sequence ATGGAGGCCGGGCTCGGCCGCGGACGCCTCGTCTGCGGCATCGACGAGGTGGGGCGCGGGCCGCTCGCCGGCCCGGTGGTCGCCGCCGCCGTGATCCTGCCGGCCGGCGGCCTGCCGCCGGAGATCGCAGCCGGGATCGACGACAGCAAGGCGCTGAGCCGCCGCATCCGCGAGGAGGTCGAGCCGGCGATCCGCGCCCACGCGCTGGCCTTCGCCATCGCCGAGGCCAGCGTCGAGGAGATCGACCGCCTGAACATCCACAAGGCCACGCTGCTCGCCATGCGCCGCGCCTTCGAGGCGCTGCCCGGACCGGCCCCGGAGGTCGCCCTGGTCGACGGCAAGTTCGCCCCCGATCTGCCCTGCGAGGCCCATCCCCTCATCAAGGGCGACGGCCGCAGCCTGTCGATCGCCGCCGCCTCGATTCTCGCCAAAGTGGCACGAGACCGCGAGATGTTGAGGCTCTCCACCCTCCATCCCCACTATGGGTGGGAGCGCAACGCGGGCTATCCGACGGCAGAACATCTCGCCGCGCTGCAGCGTTTCGGCGTCACGCCGCACCACCGAGTCAGTTTTGCACCAGTCGCCGCGCAAAAGGCCATAAGCGGCTGA